The following is a genomic window from Methanoplanus sp. FWC-SCC4.
GCAGACCGTTACAGGAAAAGATATGATCTCTGTGTAAAACCTGAAGAGATACTTATCACAAATGGATCACAGCAATGCCTTGACCTGATTGGAAAAATCTTCATAAACAACGGAGATGCAGTTGCAATAGAACGACCAGGATACCTTGGAGCAATACAGGCTCTTTCGTTATATCAACCGGAATTTTTTTCAGTACCTCTGGAAAATGATGGTCCGGACACAGAGGAATTAAAACAGATTTTATCGGAAGAATTTCCAAAATTATTCTATGCTGTTCCAAATTCACAAAACCCTTCCGGAATTACATATTCTGAAGAAAAGAGACATGAAGTCGCAGATATCCTGAATGAAGCGGAAACACTTTTCGTTGAAGATGATGCTTACGGCGAACTTCATTTTTCCGGAAAAGTAATGCCGCCGGTTAAAAAATTCATGCCCGAATATGGGATTATGACCGGCTCATTCTCAAAAATAGTATCTCCGGGAATGAGAATGGGGTGGATCTGTGCACCAGAAGAAATTATCGATAAAATCGCTACATCCAAACAGGCGGCTGATCTTCATTCCAATTACTTAAGCCAGAGAATTATTGAGGAATACTTGCGGACAAACGACCTTGATGCGCATATCAGCAAAATAAATGCAGTGTACAAATCAAGATGCGACCTGATGCTTAAATTAATGGATGAAATGTTTCCTGA
Proteins encoded in this region:
- a CDS encoding aminotransferase-like domain-containing protein, whose protein sequence is MKYSFSKRIQKTPKSFIREILKVTQRPEVISFAGGLPNPDLIDIQGISRAAQTVIEQDGKNALQYSTTEGYLPLREFIADRYRKRYDLCVKPEEILITNGSQQCLDLIGKIFINNGDAVAIERPGYLGAIQALSLYQPEFFSVPLENDGPDTEELKQILSEEFPKLFYAVPNSQNPSGITYSEEKRHEVADILNEAETLFVEDDAYGELHFSGKVMPPVKKFMPEYGIMTGSFSKIVSPGMRMGWICAPEEIIDKIATSKQAADLHSNYLSQRIIEEYLRTNDLDAHISKINAVYKSRCDLMLKLMDEMFPEEVSHTTPNGGMFIWLTLPDGLSSTKLFEKAMEKNVAVLPGHPFYFDGGGDNTARINYSNADEESIRKGIEILAGILKEQLK